DNA from Gambusia affinis linkage group LG06, SWU_Gaff_1.0, whole genome shotgun sequence:
ATGTTGCTGAGGCTCTGTGTGACAGGTGGAGCAGGTGGATCTCATTATTATATATACCAGAAGGAGTACACCTCCCAAATCTAAGTCAGAGCTCTAGGAAGTCAGAGATTTTTATCTCTGCCACAGCAAACTGACTTCAGATACAAGTCTGCATTTTCTTCTCATTGTCTGAAAGCTACAGAAGTGCCGAATTGTATCTTTACaacaaattaaagcaatttattttgtaataaagtgcagCAGTTTTAATAGGCTTGATTGGAATACAGTATGTAAATCTATACTCAGTTTATTTACCTGGAGAAAAGCAAACAatcataaaacagtttttatgaaaaGAGCAATGACTGTTCAGATTTAACAGTCACACTTATTGAAAAGGGTACACTGTTCATTTGCCACCAGCTGAACCCCCAGGGGGAGCAGGAGAGCCATGGcagttttattgatattaattcggctctggaaaaaattaagagaccactgtAATGAACCCGATAGAAAACctcatggttattccaccaagtatttatttctgaactctttcagagttaaaacattagtattgtttctaaatgaatatgaacttgtcaTTTGCAGTCTGAAAGCACTGAATCTTTttcgttattttgaccatttctcattttctacaaataaatacaaaaattttgCTTGGATTTTTCAGACATGtggtcagtagttcatagaataaaaggacaatgttcattttactcaaacatatatctataaaaagtaaaaacaggatACGGATAGTTTTGCAGTggcctcttaattttttccagagctgtatttgtACTGTACATTGAAATGCTTACACAGATGGAAAGctctgtgcttttcttttgcacttatttgtaaatatattccGTAGCTCAttcacagaaatgtttgctattttaaattaaattatgctgATACCACAAACTGTATAGAATATGTATGACAGGCACAGTCTGTGTGGGACTCGTTTACACCGTGAACGAAAAGTCTTTTGTATAGCAAAGTATAAAGCCGAAtgaaattgtgaaatgaaattGTGTTCTACGTGTTTTGGGTTGCCTAGCAAAGATTATCAGAGGTCAGCTGCTTCAGATTCCTCTTGTACCTCTAGAAAAACAGCCAGGGACAAGATGACGCTGCACCATGTGGTGTAGCTACAAATAGTACAAAGCTACGACCGAACTACTTAACTTACAGGTCTTTCAGGAAGAACTGTATATTTGACACAGAAGCCAACAAGCTTCAAATATTTAACCACAGAGTCTTTGTTGTGACTTACTGTAAAGACTCATTTACATTCTCACCAAAATATTCATGTTGGATAGGTTGTGAGTTTTCATTGTTAGCCTTTCACATAACCCTGTTCAAATTAGGTGGACAAAAGATAAACCTTGATTTCTTTCAACCACTGTGTCTAAACGGCATTAATCTGAAAGCCATGTGTTATTTTACGCCTCCATTCTTtcatgagacaaaaaaaaaatagtttagaacaagtttttatttatgatttatgtattttttattattattaaaaagctTTAGAGAAACAAGATACAGAAACATACATTGCGGTAAGACTTAAAAGCAGCATCATCAGTAAATATCCATCAGTATAAAGAAAGCAGACCCCTGAAACGTCTAGAGTCGGTTGAGTTGGTCTGTGCTCCTGTTGTAAATGGGGTTTTTGTATTCACACGCTGAGGAGGAGTGGAAAAAGTGGGAGAGCAGCTCAGTGCACGTAATGATTTCATCACTAACATGATCCACAGATGAAATCAACACTCACAGTCTTTGGGTTTCCTCCTGCCCTTCCCTGCTGTGCAACcagacaaatacaaaaaaacagatgagcTAACACGTTCCGCATTGTGTTTTCACACCAATACGGAATCAGAATTATGTAGATGATCAAATACAATGTTATTAGCATCCCTGGATACCTCTATTATTCTCTGCTTGTGCTGCCATGGCTTGCTGTCTACGGATCTCTCCCTGGTTCGCTGttaaggaaaacagaaaagtaactCACTGGACAgaagcaaaaggagaaaatatgaATACACATTTTAGCATTACCATAAAAATGGCGATTCATACTGGCTTGTCGTATCCTGCTGAAGAGCTCTGAAGAGAGAGGAGACATTTACTCCATTGCAGATTAATTCAGACGCTataaaaagctataaaaagctataaaaagTGACAATAATAAAGTACCTAAATGAAATCTCTGCTTTGTCCTCTGACTTTCCTCTCTTTGAAACTTGAACTCATCCAGATTTGGATAAATTCCAATCCCACTCTGATCAGGCTGATTCCCATGCTGCACAGCTCCTGATTGCCCACTTGGATTTCTGGATGGGTTTAAGTACTGGTcatcattttctgttgtttatggtaaaaaaaaaaaaaaaaaggaaaacattgtcACCTGGTTGCTCAGGTTGTAGGTGCAACTTCTGCAGAGGCTTTCTCAGCAATATGGCTAGATATATAAATTAGAAACTGAATAAAGAAAGAAGCAGATATGCGTGAACTCACCATAAACAAGATTATTGTCAAGATTATTGCCTCCTGTTGAGGGAAGCACACAGATGTAGTGAGGCTTGTGCTTTCTAAGTATTTTCAAGACATCATTAAACTGCTATTTCCAGTTAGTTGCTATTCAAATGAATCGATAGAGAGATTATGTAATGTCACCACACGCTTGTGTTCATTGTTACCTGTTGGAAGTCTGTTTACGCCGCCTTCGAGTTGTGGAGCACTGGGACCTGCAGCAACATATATCACGAAGGAATTTATATTATTAGAAGATaaacataatgttttaaaacatcaaaaactgggaaaataaagaaatggttAACATTCTGGCCCTCTCctttcattttaatgaaaaaaaaaaaaaaaaaagaaaattaaaagcttcttttttctatttacattcCAAACAATTTGGGTGTTATAAATCTGGCAAGATCATCCATTGTAATTATAGGAAAACCTATGATAGTCAATTCTAAGGTCCTTATTGCCTATTTGTGGCTCCAATTTCCAGATTTATTtagattgataaaataatatttttgaccAAGAGAAAGGAGTACATTTCAAAGATAGCaacatttcacctttttttttcaaattagcTATACTATGGATAGCTAATATATCCAAAGCTGGATATATCCAACTTTGGATTTATCTACCGAAGCTTGAAATGTGCACACAAATATCATGACTCTCACAACTGGTAACTGGTGAAAAATGTAGTAGATTAAGGCATTGTAGAGATTCTGGAATTTGTCACTctaaacaaattacaaaatttttatgcaatgaacattacattttgcctgatgtgaaaaatatgttcTCATTtgattgctttttcttttgaagaagaagaagaaatacaaagTTTTTCCTTTACATCCTTTAGTAGTTTTTATGAACCTTGTGGTTCTTGTTAGAAAACTATTTACTATTTTACATTCCCAAGCTTGCAGGAGAAAATTATCTTGTGCAACAAACTCGTGAAATGTGAGGCCATATTGTTAAGTGTAAAGTACCTCTAGGCCACAAAATATTAGTAttcattatctgtttatttttaaaacaattttttaaattacgtTTAGCTTAAATAGcttaaaacataataattttatgttgttttttttttgtttattgtccAGTTTAGCAACGAAGTCGGACCACCCTACAACAGCAGATTTCCGTGATGGATGAAAATATGTACATTGTATATccttaaaatttatttacttcactAAAGCATCTTATATTTCTCGCTATTGCAGTCATGTATTaattcaaaacagaaagttCATAAAATTAATATTGAAGGAAATCTGAACTAAATTTTTAACTTCATGTATCTCAACACTTTAAAACACTAAGCAGAATCTTTAAGTTTCTTTGGATTATACTTTTTGTGATCTTACAATATACATACCTGTAGTTCCACTGACTGTAATGATCACATCATCGCCCCTACTTTTGTTGGAAAagcctgaaaaaataaaaagtaatgtgTTAAAtatccaatatttattttcattctaagAATTGAAATTACAGAAACTGTAGTTATTAGGGTTATCAAAAATGAtagtataatatatatatatatatatatatatatatatatatatatatatatatatatatatatatatatatatatatatagcacatAATTATTATAACGAATAATTATGTGCTGCATATGCTTCAAAACCTGACCCAAACACATTTGCCCAAATAGTCACACTTCTTCCAGCAGTAGCCACTAAGTCTCTCTCAAGTTTTACAGTTTGCTGACAAACATTATcatattgttaatatttttctttctaacaaGAAAGAATGGTGTACCTTCAGAAATGTTACTGAAAATGGTATAGAGTATAGAGTATTTTTCTTGCACCATGATCatgtttgaagttttattaCTGTGACAAATAGTAATAAAATAGAGTAATAAATAGAGCAACATAGAATGTAACTCTGTTACATTGATAGAGTGGCAAGCAGGGGAATACTCACAATTGCATTTCAAATAGCAGAAGTAGCCCAAAAGGGTGAGGAGGATCAAGGCAGCTGCACCAGTACAGATGGAGATCAGAAGATAGGTCTCTGAGCTCAGCTCACCTGCACAGCAAGATGTGGTTTTATTGTAATGGGTTTACAGGAAACAATAGCTCATTCAATTGGcctctgttttgtgtttaaccTTTGAGGTCTGCAACCATAGAAAGGAAGATAATGTGAGCCTCTGAACAGGCTGTATTGACAAAACTAAGAAACAAGAGGGCtataattttcttacaatgaACTCCACTCAAAAACAAATAGTCCCCTGTTTACAGCAGTACAACAGGGGACTATGTTTCCCCCTGTTGTACTGCTAAGTACCGCAGTTCTACATTTCTTTTAGCAAAACAATGACAATAGAACAGCTTTACTTTAAGACCTTGTTAGGATCGGTTTTGACTTGATCAGATTTGGGATTTAGAAAATGAACAAGTCCGCCCATAGATAGATCGTCCATTTTCTCTTCACTTATGCGAGCCTGATTTAACGACAGTCACGTGAAGGAGAATGGTACGACCACAAAAGAGCCGAGTAATGCAGggacttcagatgtttttctaaaatctttatTACACGATTCTTCAGAGAACTGCTAATCTcaaaagacagaaggaaaaacacaataataaacataagcttAAAATACTTATCCACTGCTcaattaaaccattttaaaagcacattcaaaaattaaaatgccagaatatttttattctttatacCTCCAGTTCTTAGATATTGATTTGACATTATGACAGTTGAGAAACCCCAATGTGTAAACAATATCAAATAAAAGTCAAGGCTGAAATGAAACAGCATACCTTTGTCCACTGGCAACTTCACTTGAACTTCAAAGCATTCATCACTGTCCTCGCAGTAGTAAGAACCCAAATCAGAGTTTTGGAGCTCATCAATGACGATAGAGTATTTCCTCTCTGAAGCCTGGATGGGAAAGGTTTTCACTCGCCCAGATCTGGGGTTCAGGTAAAAAATGTGTCCCTTAGATGACAGACGAACCAGGTCCACATTTTGTCCATCTTCCTTAGCCTGAGTCCATTCAACCCAGCTGGAGTCAACTGATGAAAAGTTGCAGGGCAAGACCACAGAAGAGCCAAGTGGAGATCTGATTTCTTGAGTTTTAAAACATCCTTCATGTGAATGAGAATGAAGCACAGtttcataaaaaatgcaaacaaacaaataaataataataaacttatGTGAAAATCAAGATTTAGTCTTAATAACTGATGTGTTTAACAAGACTTTGGGTAAATGTCCCTGTTTTCTCATGTGagtggcaggaaaaaaaaatctttcaccAAGATCTTCTTCATTTAAAGAACACTCAGAGTTTGCATGTGGGGTAGCAGGTAACAGTTTTCTTAATCACATCAGAAGATTCCAGCAAATTACAATCTGAGCTTGAGAAGTATAAATCTTGTCATCCTAGAAACAGGAGAGCAGCCTGCTCAAATATCAGTCCcaatttttcaaataataataataataataataatacataatgtctgtgtatgtgtgtgtgtgtgcgtgtgtgtgcgtgtgcgtgcgtgtgtgtgtgtgtgtgtcaagaAAGAGGCTTActtttcacatgaaaaatatcttttaaaataaacattttcattaagcCCAAATGTCTGTATtatctcttttatttttctgctctaatattctaataataaaaaaaatcataaattctGCTCCATaattcaggaaaatgttttaattctttatgCAAAAGTGTATTAAATGGTTTCTTCATAGGTAGGAAATGGATGTAAGACGAGAGAAAACTGCAGTGCATTGGTGCAGAAAGTGGTTTTCCTAATGACAGAGGTGAGAACTGTTCTAGCGCTATCTGTACCAATCAGACCACATGtcttttttcttaaagcttAAAGTATAAACCAACACTTTAAGCTTAATCTTTACTGTTCAAACTgcgtttttttctgttttcatgtatttatttcttaagtCAGATGTATAGTGAAACTACACATCTGTCATAAGTGGCAGACCTTAAGGccacattttttctttagattaCGTAGataaaaaacatacttttgttttactatttaaaacatCACTGTGGCAACAATCAAT
Protein-coding regions in this window:
- the LOC122832322 gene encoding uncharacterized protein LOC122832322 translates to MVTMNADKWIPFFALWVLSVSSDGEGVCKRHEVSAALGSSVVLPCHFLSNDSSWVEWTQEDRRNVDLVRLSSKGRILYLNPRSGRVKTFPIQASERNYSIIIDELQNSDIGSYYCKQSDECFEVKLSKDGCFKTQEIRSPLGSSVVLPCNFSSVDSSWVEWTQAKEDGQNVDLVRLSSKGHIFYLNPRSGRVKTFPIQASERKYSIVIDELQNSDLGSYYCEDSDECFEVQVKLPVDKGELSSETYLLISICTGAAALILLTLLGYFCYLKCNCFSNKSRGDDVIITVSGTTGPSAPQLEGGVNRLPTGGNNLDNNLVYENDDQYLNPSRNPSGQSGAVQHGNQPDQSGIGIYPNLDEFKFQREESQRTKQRFHLELFSRIRQASMNRHFYANQGEIRRQQAMAAQAENNRAGKGRRKPKDSCEYKNPIYNRSTDQLNRL